The genomic interval CACCACCTCCGCCCTCAGTACACGCTCATCTGCCCGCCTTGCCGTTCCGCCTCAGTCGTCAGGCGGGCAACCCGCACCTTCGGGCCAGGATACTGACCCCTCCCGCTTTACAGGCCTCGCGGGTTGATACGTGTGATACCCCGTGGAAGCCTCAGCGGTGTCGTTGCGGGGAGTGTTTCTGTAGGAACCTGGTGGATCGGAATGGCGGGGTTGTGGTGGTTGATGCGGGGAGGTTTTGTGCGTTTTGTCGCGAGAACCACTGCTGGGTTTGAGATCGTGGAATGGATCCGATACGGTGCGATCGATGCTAGTTGCTATAGACTGAAGAGCAAAATGATTTAGGAATTGAGGGAAGTTAAGTTGATTGTAGTCCAGGAGGATGATGTTGGATAGGGAGGTGAAGCAAGTTTTCTACTGCGTTTGGAGAGAAGAGCCAAAAGTCATACTTTTTCAACTCTTCAAGTCACGATCCCTTGTCCAGTCTCTCTCGCCGGTATATTCAACCTATGGCAAGTCAGTGCACGAGGGCGTTGTCAATCATTAGCAACGCAATGCTCAGCGAAAGGGGTGGCCGACCCCAAGTCATTTCGCCTTTTACCAAACACTTCCATACTATTGGCGTTTGAATCGTTTGAATGATCACTATAAAAGTGCGGCGGTGATATCATGTGATTAATTCCATATTAAGGCATATTATACAATGCCGTCGTCTTTCCTGTTACCGCCCGCTGAGAACGTAGATCGCATGCTTTCTCGATAGCTCTTACTCCTCGTTGCTTTTGGCCTCTCAACTCCATTCACCTCGAACGTAAAGTATGCGTCTCGGCCTTCGATATTGCTGTCTGTACTCGATGTATCCTTCTCACTAGCCCTTTTCGATTCCTTGATATGTATCTCCACATTCTTGCTGATGCCTCCCGGCAAAGGTGGTGACTTATTCAGGTGCTCCTCGCTCCCGGACATCGTAAACTCTGTAATCGGATACTGCGTGTATGGCGGCCggttcttcttcttattactgCTGCCCTCAGTCACACTTCCAAGCATGATGCTCCCGGGCGCCGGTAGGTCGGAACGGTTAGGCTTGTCGTACTTGTTGTTGGTGCCACCTCGTGATAGGGTACTCGATATGGAGCCGAAGATGGGTGTAAGCCAGCGTCGAAGTAGGGGGAAGATCATCGGGATGTTGGTGGTGACAATTGCGACAAAGGTCTCGCGGACGGCCCACGAACCTGCCTGCTGCGCTCCTGTGACAGGGTTCTGCGATGCGCACAAGTCAGCCATCGAGTCTCGTATGTTTCACATGAGGATCGGCCTACCGTGATGATGAGCACACAGCGTAGGATACCAGCCATAGTTACAAAGATACCTCCCGAGAACAGGACAATGAGGCCGAGCTTCTGTCTCAGGGGTAGCCTGACGCTCCACAGCATCGGTATCGGTATGCTTAGCAGGTAGAAATCCGTGATGACATTGAGACAGACGGTGACGATGATGTTGACTTTTGAAATGGCCGGCTGGCAAAAGTCTGGCTGCCCTTTAGTCATTGATATATGAGAGAGTTATGCGGTACTTACTGCCTGGGTCTGGGTAGATTTGCCAATTTTTGCTTATCGGAAAGCAGCTGAAGGTGATGGAAAACAATACTGCCAGCCATGTTGTCGCGATCAGAACGAAACCCGCGATGATCCGCTTGCGAAAGTTATGCAATCCCTCCTGAGCGACTCGTCAGCTTGAAAGCACATGATTGATTTCTTACGGGCTCCATACTGTTAGGCGCAGGTAAAACGTGCACATTGCAGCCTTTGCAGGCCAGAGGACGAGACAGCTGTAAGTAATCCATCCCGCGATTTGTGTCTTCGATCCGTTGACCCTGCGAGTATGATATTAGACCATTGCCTCAAAACATAGCATTATTCATCGCCCTACCTTGTCGAATATTCTTCGCTGTTTGGGTCCAAAGTTCTCCGCTCCTCATCCGTCATGCCATTGTTGGCGAGTCCCTTCCAATGCGCTCCGACGCTGTACGCCAAAGCAGTCTCGGCGGAGTACGTGAACTATGCATTCCAGTCAGTATCTCGTACTCATACCGGTCAACAGCTATCGAGAGACTTACAATGATAAATAGCATGAGATAGTCATCTGCCTGCAGACGCTTGAAGCCAACAGCGGCAATTCGCGCATAGGTCCTCAAGAAGATGACGGCGATGGCTACGCCAAGAAGCGCGAAAGCTTCTGTCGAGAATTCGGACATGTCGTTGGGATCATGTCAACCGGATACCCCGCGTGGTGCAGGAAGTCGACGAGTCTAATAGCATGGAGTAGAGAAGAAGGGGAAAAGTCGTCTTCAAGAGTAATGCCAGGTGGAGTACTCCGTAGAGCAGGCAAGGTATATAGCAGTGAAACCCAGATAAGACTTTTGGGGAATAGGTCGTCGAGGGCCCTGCCTTTCAGCTATGCAGATCGCAGCTACTACAGAATGAACCCAGCAAGGGCAAGGTACCGGGGTCCCGGAATTGGATGGGAGGCGTACGCATGTCGATACTTATGTCGCATTCCCCCGTCACCGCGGAGACTTTGACTTGGACACAAGCGGCATGGGCGGCTCGTGGGAAGTGCTGGGAAAGGGTGCGCTTACGTGCATATCCGTTCCCCTCGCTGAAACACAAACCACATGCCCTAGCAAACCCAAAGTACGTGCGAATAGCTAGTGGGTGGTTTGGTTACACACGGCTGACGGAAccggtgatgatgatgaaggTGATGATTGAGACGAACAAGCGCGAGGAGTTCGGACGATAAGAAGCCCGGGCCAGCGACTTGGAATCCCCGGCCAATTCCAGAGTAGATTTTGCGCCGGTCAATTGTCTGCTGTACGGATACATAattgtacggagtacatagGTAATCAACCAGCTGTCAGGCAGAGAGGCTGAGACAGCATGTGAACTATTCCATATTACGATAAGTTGCCGAAATGGGCTCGCCACTATGTTCAGGAGAAAGCACTAACGGCGGTTGCAAGTCCCGCTCGCCGCTTGCTTGGTGAAGCACCCCCTTCTACGGATACGGATATGTTATCTTGATGGCATTTGATCGAAAGCTAACAGACTTCTGGCCGACATCGATGCGGCTCGTTGAAGGTTCAGACTACCGATATGGTCAAGCGTCGGCCTTTGCCACCATAATGATGCCCAATACGACCAATCCCAATGCTAATGCACGTAGACAATGTCGGCAGATCATTAGCTCAGCGTGATGGCAAGGCAAACACGACCCTCTTGAAAGCACATCCATGCTTATGCTTCAGCGCTGGAGCTATCCTGCGCGACCATCGCCTTAGAACCAGGCTTTAACTTGTCTGTGACATCTCAGTTAATTTATCCCTTTCCCTTTTCCAGGCCTGAATACTGGTCATATTTTCGTGATCGTTTGCTAGATATCTTGACTTGAGTCTTGTGTCCCAGAAGAGTGGCCATTTACACCATATCTGATATTACGGAAGTTCCGAACATCAACTAGCAGCCCTGTCGAATTGTTAGTCTGTCGTTGGCTAGAAGTGTTATGGGCCAGGGGCACGGCCTTGACTCGCGAGGGTTACATGGCCGTGGGCCAACACATGGGGTCAGAAAGCGCGGCGCCGGGGATAGGACCCTTGCGAGCCGTGTCAACGACTGTGGATATCTTCAGAATGACGAGTGGTACCTGCGTTGAAGAAGTCTCCAATAGAAGAGCGACAGTCGGACAGAGATGCTTAGTGGTCGTGCTTGTATCCCGAAAATGAATGACTTGTTGCACTTTACCGTCCCATAGGTTTAAACCGTCTTGAGGTTGTTAAACTACGTACCGCCGCGACGGTACCCCAAGGGGTTCATCCTGAAGAAACAATTGTTTCGGCACGAGCATCTGGCTTCAGCAAACTTCATCGTCTTGCAGTCAAAAGCATCCTTACTCACCTCTATGCTGGTCATGACCACAAACCTCCCAAACCGACGCAGTTCGATCTGCCATAAACAGCCTCCTTGTCAAATTGTCAGTGTTGCGCAACCGGCGAATTGGACGTGACAGGCAGTCCTCCGCCACGAGCCCACCACGAGTCAACGGCCCTGCTGCCATCCCATCTAGTTCAGTGGGTCTTTATCTTTGTGCTAACAGTAACTTGTCATCCGGGGAACGCCTCCGGCTACGTCTAGACTTCAGGGCATCCTTGACTCCGCCTGAGCGCAGTTCCCATCAAGATCCTTCATAGGTACGGGATTCTTTGAGGCTTGAGCCTTGATCACTACTTGTGCCGCTATTTTTCAGCTAGCAGGATGCTCATACTCGGACAATGCTGCTCCACTGCAAGTCGCCGGCCGGCAAATTGATGGACAACTTCTTGAAGAATTGATAAATGCCGTGGGAGATGGAAACAGCAAGGGGGGCATGCAGAATTCCCGACCATTGACGAATCAGCACTCAATGTTGGCCATTCGGATATGGAACCCAAATCCACGAAGGATGCAGATGCCGGAAGACCAACCAACGCCAAATCAATCATTAATGCAGCTGGCCAAGAAAGACCCAATATTCCCATATTCGTCTGCAGGCCAGGGGTTCTGACAGAATTCTAGTGCTTATTCGCAATTCAGAATGCGAGGAAGGCATGCCCAACCCTTTTCCCGCACTGGTGGGATCTTCGCCTCGAAATAAACGCCTCGAAAAAATATTTGTTCAATTGTCTCAGAAGCATCGACCTCGGGGGCTCGGAACCGATCCCGCTCTACACAATGGAGACTCTCGACTTCGTCGTTATCGGAGCCGGTGAGTAACATCCCCCTAAACCACCAACGAAGGTCACAATCTGAAGCCGAGTCTACAGGATGGTTCGGTCTAGCAGCGGCCAAGACTCACCACCAGCTCCATCCCCAACACTCGCTGGCACTCTTCGAGCAAGCCTCGACCGCCGGCGGAGTATGGGCCGAGCACCGTCTCTACCCGGGGCTGAAGAGCAACAACATGCTCGGAACCTACGAGTACCCCGACTTCCCCATGGATCCGGAGACCTTCGGGATCTTGCCCGGAGATCACATTCCCGGCCAAGTGCTGCATGACTATCTGTTAAAGTACGCCGAGACCTTTGGCATATTTGACAAGATCCGCTTCAAGCATCAGCTTCTCTCGGCGGAGCATCAAGAGAGCGGCGGCTGGGTCCTGACTCTTGTGAACGGCGAGGACGGTGGCGAGGTTCAGGTCCTCGCAAAGAAGCTAGTTGTTGCAACTGGTCTCACTTCAGAAGCCTTCCTCCCCGATTTCAAAGGCCAAGAGACGTTTGGTGCCCCTATTTTCCACAGCAAAGACTTTCTTCAGCATGCAGACACTCTGGAATCAGCAAAATCCGTGACGGTATTTGGTGGTACCAAATCAGCGTGGGATCTCGTATACGCCTACGCGATCAAGGGCATCAAGGTGAATTGGGTGATTAGAGGTATCTCGAGATGACCACCGCCAAATCATTACAACCAATGCTAATAGAATGTAGAATCCGGACATGGTCCAGTATGGATGGCTCCCCCATATGTCACGCCCTTGAAGAAGTGGCTAGAAAAGCTCGTTCATACACGCGCCCTTACATGGTTCAGTCCCTGTTCTTGGGGCGACGCCGATGGATACGTCAAGACGAGGAACTTTTATCACGGCACGGCGATCGGCCGCGGCATCACCAATAACTTCTGGAGCGTCCTCGGCAACGATGTCATTACCCTGAACAGGTTTGATTCGGACCCGGAGCTGAAGAAGCTGAAACCGTGGAGCGAGGCCATGTTTACGGCTTCCAGCTTCTCTATcctaaactacgagacggATTTCTTCGATCTCATCCGCAACGGGACAGTAAAGGTGCATATTGCCGACCTGATGAAGCTATCGCCAGGCACCGTCCACCTTTCCGACGGCTCTTCCCTGGCATCAGACGTTCTTTGTTGCGCAACCGGGTGGAAGCAATTCCAGCCTATAAAATTCCTGCCCGAAGGCATCGACAAGGAGCTCGGTCTCCCGCACAAGCCTTCTGCAGAAAGTTTCCCGCCCGCCGAGATGATTGAGACTATCGACAAGGAAATTTTCGAGAAATGGCCGCGTCTCAAGGATCAGCCTGTTCAGAACAAGAAGCTTAAGGCACTCGTCGAGGATGAAGGCATCTCGACAAAGGACGCCACCAACCCGTATACACCCCTCACGCCATACGTGCTCCATCGCTTCATGGTACCGCCGTCGGCCAAGCTGCTGGTGCACCGCGACATTGCGTTCGCGGGCGTGTTGATGAATTTCACCGTGGCGATGATCTCCCACGTGCAATCACTATGGATCGACGCCTACTTCCATGACCAGATGCCCTCAGTGACCGAGGCCATAATAAGTGCTGAGACGATGGAAAAGCTGCGGTACGAGACTGCGCTTCACAGTCGGTTCTGCAAATGGAGGTACCCTGCTGGGCACGGGGATAAGTTCCCAGACTTTGTTTTTGATGCTGTGCCGTATATCGACCAGCTGGTGGGCGATCTGGGGTTAAAGGTGTACAGGAAGAATGGCGTGATTGCTGAGGCATCTGAACCATACGGCCCAGAGGACTACAAGAATCTCATTAGCGAATGGACAGAGAAGCAGGTTGATGGCTAATAAAATACCAACCACGCTCTCGATCCGCAAAACAAACCAATAATGTTTGATATCTACTTTGACTTCGCTTTCGGATCTAAGTGCCGTTGAGGCTAGCCAATCACGGAAAAATTAGGCAGCAGCCTCACCGCCCTCGAAATGTCCAAATCCTGCGGCCCTATGCCTTATCGGATTAATACTTCAGCATCGACTCGGTGTTATCCTCCGGTGATTCTTTACAGTTGATCGATATCATTACTGAACCCCCTCCCCGGTATTGTGATAATGGAGGAAACACGGAGACCCGCAGTCTCAACCAGGAGGACGAGACAAACAGCGAGATTGGACGAAGCAGCGGCCGCCTCTTCGGGACTATCCCAAACTACAAACAACAATCTTAACTCTATCATCATAGAACCTGAATACAGTACGACAGGCTTGTCGGTGGAAGGCCTGCATATCCTTCCAGAAGTCCTCCACGCCGGCCTCAAACTCAAAGACTTAGGGAAGAAAAGCATTCAGCTGCTCTTAAAGAAGCGTCAACTACTAAGAGACACACCACTTGATATCCCAGAAGACATGGAAAGAAAAGGACTAGCCTCATCAGTCATGGCAACTCTGGTCTTTGCCCAGGAAGAAGCAGGTACAGCAGTCTGTATCTCACCCAACGGCATTCTCCTCACTTGCTCCCACTGCATCGCCGAGACCGTTGACGATTTTGACGATTCCAAAAGCCACTGGCTTCTCTTTGCTTCAGGCCAAGTAGTCGAAGCCAAAGCACTAGCATGGGATGACAAGAGAGACCTGGCCCTGTTGAAAATCACCTCAGCCCAACAACCTCCGCCACCTTCGGGACcgacatcatcatcatcatcatcatcaccgcACTCAGGGAGTTTCCCCTTTGTGACCCTCTCCCCCTCACCGCCCGCCTTGAAGGCCCGACTCATCTGCGTCGGCCACCCGGGCAGCGAGGACTTCGAGGCGGCTGTCCCGGGAACAAAGACGGACTACAACGTCCTCCACCTCAGCACCGGCACGTTCAGGGGCTGCGCCGAGGGCCAGAACCTGCAGGATAATTCGGAGATCGGGGCGCTAATGCATTCTTGCTGGACGTACTGGGGTCACAGCGGCGCACCGCTGGTCGACAGGAAGACGGGGACGCTCGTCGGGCTTCATTCATCATGGGATGATGAGACGGGGATGCGGAGGGGAGTTGCTTGGGAGGCTATATCCGGGTTTCTGGGGGAGAATAAGCGTTATTTGTGATCTTTGGGTACCAAGTCTTCTGGCCATGTAGGTGCTTCTCTTCTCATGGGGTATGGTGTATATTTCTACACAGATATATCGTACATCAGCTGGGTGCTCTATTCTTCGTAGATACGCAATACAACATGAGGGTAAAGGTAGGAAGGTCGTTCTTGCCTCTTTACCTTATAGCGTACCTGCCTCCCTTTTCCGGTTCTTCCATTGTTGACTCCTTCGTCATCTGAAGGCTGCTTTCTTCCATCACATACATATCCTTTCCTCACAGTTGAGTACCCAAAACACCT from Colletotrichum lupini chromosome 2, complete sequence carries:
- a CDS encoding AT hook domain-containing protein family protein, coding for MATLVFAQEEAGTAVCISPNGILLTCSHCIAETVDDFDDSKSHWLLFASGQVVEAKALAWDDKRDLALLKITSAQQPPPPSGPTSSSSSSSPHSGSFPFVTLSPSPPALKARLICVGHPGSEDFEAAVPGTKTDYNVLHLSTGTFRGCAEGQNLQDNSEIGALMHSCWTYWGHSGAPLVDRKTGTLVGLHSSWDDETGMRRGVAWEAISGFLGENKRYL